The region ATTGTACCTTTGCTTGGGGGTCTTGGTGGTGGAGACCTCCTCCAGTCGGCGGCACGCCTCCTCCAGCTGGGCCAACGTGTTGGGAGGGGGCAGGGGGGGCATGGCGGGGTCTTGGATGAAGGGCTGGGACGGCTGGTGGCTGCGGAGGTGAGCGCAGTTTCCGCCTCCGCCCCACGTGTGCGTCTGCGTTGAGGAGCCCCCGAAAGATTTTTTGGTGCTTTGGGTGCTGCTGCGAGGGAATGCCAAACAAATCAGTGAGGTGAGGACGCGACATGTCACATAACCACCCAAATGCCAACTGGTCTACTTtcctatccattttttttttaacaccaacaTGTAAGCTCACCTCGACTTGTGCTTTCCTTGTCGCTTGCTTTCAAGGATCCACTGCAAGACGTTCTGGGTGGGATCGGCCGTGTCGCTGGGCAGCTGGAGGGGCTCGCACTCCTCCGTGCACCTGTCGGCCACTCCCTCGTCAATTCCTGCGCGACACACGCGCCTAGACAGAGAGCTGGAACGCCTGCAAACCAAGTCAGTAACGTTCAAGTTCATGTGCAGAACCAGTCAAATCAACAAAGCGGTGGGGAAGGCCTGCTCTAGTTGGTCTAGACGTGGACATCCAAGCAACCATGAGAGGAGGACGAAAGACAAAACCAGAACCACATTGGACAACTCCCTCCAGCCTCCTTACAAAAATCTAATGCTCGTCTCTATtagtggcaaaaaataaaaataaaaatccacttCTTCCTTCAAAAAGTCCTCATCTAAaaccgtttcttttttttcttttactataCGAACAATTCCTTCCAGCCTCGCTACAAAAATGCACATCTCTATCTgcgataaaataaataaatacatttttaccttCAAAAAGTCCTtgtctaaaacttttttttttaactctatgGACAAAGCCTTCCAGCCTTGCTACAAAAATCAGATGCCCATCTCTATCtgcggcacaaaaaaaaaaatccacttctgccttcaaaaagtcttcgtccccaatttttattttttactatattgACAATTCCTTCCAGGCtcgctacaaaaaaaatctgatgccCGTTTCTACCtgtggcaaaaacaaacaaacatctacTTGAGCCATCAAAAAGTCGTCgcctaaaacttttttttggttttgttactATGTACTTTCTCACTTTGCCGTGTCCTACCCTCTGTGGATCACTAAATGATTATCTCCTCCTATCTTAAACAGAAAATCATAaggtggagcttttttttttgtaaactgaCCCCATGCTGGCGTCGGTGGAGACGGCGCCGCACATCTCTCGGCCCAGGCTTCGGCTGCGCTGGTAAGGCTGGCAGGGAAGACACTCGCCGGCGCCAGAACACAGAGTGCGCACTCGGAGGGCGGCCTCCCTCTCAAACTGCTCCTTGGTCTTGGGGCTGGCGTGATGGTGGATGTAGTGGTGGTGGATGTGCTTTGTGCTCTGCCTGTTCATGAGGGAGCCGCCGGGGCCCAGGGTGAGTGTGAAGGCGCCCTGGTCGGGCCCGGACAGGGATGCCTTGAGTCCTAACCCTGCCCGCGGGAAGGGCCGGTGATCTGGCGAGCTGGAGCGGGGCGAGTGCCAGATGACAGTGGGGGACTGGCAGCCGGGGGTCTTGAGGACGCGTGAGAGGTGCTCGTCCAGGATGGCCTGGGGGTCCTCCTCGGATGAGCCGGGGAGGAGGCTCAGTGGGTGTGGGGGGATCTGCTGAGCACTTCCCACAATCTCTGTGTCCTCTCTTTCTTCCTCCTAGTGACAAACGCAAATTCTcaatattcaaataaaacccACTAAGGTGTACTTGACTCCAGTGAGACAGATGCACACAAACCTCCTGAATCTGCTGCAGCCTCACCTCCAGAGAGCTGAGGGTGTCCTGTTCCCTCTTCAGGCTCTCCAGGCGCGAGATGAGCTGAGCTGCAAACTTTGCCGGCTCCACCGGGACCCCTTCCTTGGGCGGACAGCGGGTGCGCTGCGGAGAGAAGCAAAAACCCGTTAGCTGGGCCTCCGTCACTCAAGGCTGTACCGAGCTGTCCTAAAAAGGTGTGGCTGCAGGGGGGGCATGTCACACTGAGCTGGTTCCCTCAGCCATCCTTAGCGGGGCTCTTTAAAGCCATCTCACATCAAAGTGTCCCCCCCGTCAAAAATCAAAAACGCAGTGAGAGGCAGGACGAGCTGATAGCGGTGTGTGTGCGCATTGGGCGGAGATAGAGGGGAAGCAGTCGCTTTAAATTTAGGAATAAAAAGGCACACATATCGACAGGGGGTCGAAGAGAACTCCAGGGAGGAAGGACGAGGGATTAAAAACAGGCCGAGATGCAAAGATGAGCGCAGGAGGGCAGAGAAAAGGAACGCCAAGAGAGCAAAGGAGGCACATAAAAGGTGCCACAAAAAAGGACGGAAGATCAGAAAGGTTGAGATAATGTATCCCCCCACCATCCCCTCCCCTGTCACACGCTGGGCAGCTTTGAGCTACTAAAGTGacagaatacacacacacgcacacatacacacatgtgctcatattaaattatttgcattttttgcacTGAGgctttcttgattttttttggttgttttctcCCGTCCCTTTGTAGTAGAGATGAAGGGAAGGCGGGAGAAAAAAGTGAGCAAAAGAAGCGTTCCGATGGAGCCCGAGGCTGCGTGCGGCACCCAGGGAATGGCAGCCATCGCCAAAAATCAGACGGGGAAACAACAACAAGgcgaaaaaaaagtggaaataaagcAAAGCGGGGCGCCGGAGTGGGAGACGACTTGCCAAAGCCAATCTGCAGATctattccccaaaaaattgctGCATGTCAAAACGGTGACGAAACTTGAGGTTACACCGAGTTTATTTTCAGAAGATACTCGCTTTCACACTTCTTCCAAAAAGCTCAAGTTAGCTTCCATTAGGAGCCTTAAGCTAGCAACTCCCCTTTGACCCACTGAAAGCTCACATGACATGCTCAAACTCTTCCCTTAGATCCCTCACCTCCGGGGGGGTTGCGCCGGAGAAAAGGGGGCCAGCTCTGTTGGAAGTTGTCACTTTCCTGCGCGCGTGCTCCATTCATCCTCGGATCAAAGCGCCGAGTGTGCGCGGGCGCGGGAACGCGTCTGACtatctttgtgtttttgttgggcTCATTTCAGAGCCCCCGGGATAAAGCGGCACAAGATCTTCCCTCATCTGGCTGGCTGCGTTCTCCATATTTGCATCACCAGTTAGGGAAGAAGAACCCCGGCGTGTTGTGAGCGCTGTGGCGATAAACAGCTTAGAGACCTCCTGCTCTCCCGCAGACTTCAAGGAACCCTAATGGGGGGTGGAGGTGACACCAAAGGTAGCGAGAgggcccgtgtgtgtgtgtgtgtgtgtgtgtgtgggaggcgAGGCCTTTGACGTTCCTCCTCAGATCTTTGCTGCCGTTGTTGGATTGCCGCGCACAACTATTCATAGAACCAAAAGACCCGCAACAGAGGGTGCTCTGGAAAGCTTGAAAAAGTCTCGCATGTGGCATGTGTGCAGTTAgtgcgtacgtgcgtgcgtttgtgtgtgttaatcTACTTACAGGGAAATCAGGCAGAGACACTTGGCTGTTCATCCGCACGTTCCGCTGCATCTCCCTCTGAAGCAGCTTCTTGGAGCTCAGTTTGTAAGGAGGGATGCCATCTCTGAAAAGGCATCAAACAGAGCGCCACAATAATTATTCATTGTCAGACAAATTCAAAGATCAAAACAGCCATCGAGGAAGATGCCGATTCTCATCTTTCAGGCTTAATAGGAGATTAAAAAAGTGATACTCGGGTGGAAACTGCTAAGCAATTCCTGTTTTGGTACAGAGTGAGTTCACTTCAATTAGCCATGGTGTCAATGTGAACACTGATTTGGCTCATGTTTCCACTTGAGTGAATGTAGGCAGGATGGTTTCGGCATCGCCGTTAATAGGGTGACATCGTAGCACAGCAACGCAGTTTAACCCGATACTCAACTAAGCGGAAAATGGTGGAGGACGAAACAGCGTAATAAGCAACCTGGAGTCCTCTCTCCTGTTTGTCTTCCTCCAGTTCTGTTGTCGTATAAAAGTGACACTGCAGTATGTTACGCTCCACTCTTTAGGTGTACCACTGatgctttttctatttattttgataccaaAATGGAGTGTGTTGCTCCGCTGCAACCAGCCAAAGCCGTTTTGATTCATGGTAGGATAGTCTGTGATTGGACTGCAACGATATACCAAAGTTGGACTTGATTCATGTCGAATTCTCACCTACAGTATGATAATCAATTACATGTTATAGAAATCAATAGCTAGAATAAGGGTTATTTGTAGTACAAGCTATGTTTCCTCTTTCTTTCTGCTTAGCTAAATTAAACTAGCGTTAGAAAAAGTTTTGCTCACTCCAGTCAGATGCTCATCACCGGGAAAACAAAAAGTCACATGACACACAGTTGCAGGGGAAATTTATCTTCAAACGCATCTGTATTTGAAACTGTATCTGGATTGGAGCACTAATGCTGGAAGTTGGAAGGCGCATCTTGTGGTTCTGCCATTTCAAATGTTACAAGTTCATGCCTTAAGAGTATCATGATTTGGATTATAGGCTAAGTCAACATGACACCCATGAGGAGTTGAGCTACAATCTATCAGATTTGTGCTCTGGCACAACTCCCCATTATTCGGATCGATAAAAATCTGGCACTGACAACTGGATTAAATAGAAAAGGTAAGTGATTAACTACAGTGTTGGAGCTGGCTTTAAAGAGGTCCTACCCTAGATAAAGATTTGCAGTTCAGGCTCAGGCAGACATGCCTTTTCCATTTCCCTTTTCCAATCCAAGAACACTGATCGCATCCCGTTGTCGGTTTGCACCCCAGATGTGAGCACGTTGCTCATCCGCGGGGCCGCCTGGCTAAACGGCCGGCATGGAACGGCCTCGCTGGAGCTTCAAACATCCTGGCACTTGACAGAGCCAAAGAGTGTCTTTTCTGGGCGCCGTTTCCTGGTGACCGAGCCTAAGTGAGCAGCACTTTTCTACTTTTGCTTTGAAATGCCACAGTCATGCGCATAAGCGCGGTCGCCCCCACCGCCgctcccccccctccctccccaatCTTCATTTGGCAAGCGCTGCCTCTGATCTCCGCACATCAAAAGGCTGGTTTGTAAGATAAGGTAATGTTTGAAGTCTGCGCGCAGCTGCATTCCCCAGCGTCCAAGCAAATCCATAAATAAGATATAAGCAAAAATTCCCCCTCCGCCGCTCTCTTTCTCTTCCCACCCAACTGCGTCCTCTCTTGCTGTTTTTCCCTCCCGCTTCTTTTCTATTCACTTCTTTATCCGTGCACGAGATTCGCATGTTTACGGGCCCATTAAACCGACGTTCTGATCGGGAATTGGAACAAATGTGATGAAGGGGGGCGGGGGCGTGTCACTGTACAGAGCAAAGTACAGACAAATAGAAAATAGGCTAACGGTGTCTTTGAAGCAGATACGCGACTGTACATAAAGAGAGGTGCGCACTTGATTGCGGGGCCCAACATGAGTGTCTCCAGCTTGATGCTACTCTGTCGTGGCTGATCACAACGTTTACACGTTCTGTGCAAAAGTTCATGCGGTGACGACGTGACCTAAAGTCGGCCCTGGGTGGAACGAGGCCATTGGAACTACAATGATCATTCTTGACAGCTGCTTCTTGAGCATTATTCGAATGGCAGGATTAGTGTGTGGCtcttttttatactttttttttgtggattttctgACATCATGCAAAACCACTTAAGTCCCACACACCCAACATGACATGTGTGTTAGAGTGGgggcaagttaaaaaaaatgttatgcaaTACATCTTATTAGTAGAAgatacattattacattatttgctTTAGATTGGCTGATTTTTCATTGTTCATGTGACAAAGTTCTATTCTGATTTTTTCCTAGGCCTAATGTTGGCCCAATGCATGCTTGGAGACTGACTAAAAAGACAATGCTGGCACTGATATGGGACTCAAACAGAAACACAAGTGACAGATGTGAAAGAATACAAATGTTTAGAGGtcccaaaaaaagtcacttgAGTATATGCATGGAAATAGGAATTCAGAACCGTTTTTTCcagtaaattgaaaaaacatttgtaacaCTTTAGCTTGGATGATGACTTGTAAAAATACCACACTCACATAAGGGTTGACCACTTTGTGAAAACAATGAAACTGACCAGACCAAAACAGTAAAACTTGAACGGAAAAAGTTACATGAAAGTTTCAGCATTTTTGCCTTTCCACTCCAAAATGTTAACTAGATGCTTGTAGACAAAAAGTTGTTTGTCAACTTACACACTGCTGTCGGTCACAGACATGTTGTCGTCCGTCAAGGCGTCGCTGGACACCTCGCTGTCATTAGTGCTGCTGACTGGAGCCAAAGAGCCCATGTGGCAGACGTCTCTGCCCTTGTGCAACCTGAAAGTCGCAGCCACAAACATCCGCTTAGTGTGTAAACAACACAAAGTTGATAATAGAATGACAACATGGAGCGTCTGACAGcgtccccccccacacacaagtGTTGACCCCCGGCCGAGGTGGCATCTTACTCATGTTTTGCGTCAAAAGGTGATGTAATCAAGCCTCTAAATGGCTACTTAGCAACgtgaaattcaaattcaacTGCACTGGGAAAACTTCCCCCGCCTCTTTTATGCCCCATTTCTTCCGTCTTCGGAGGCCAGCAGCTTCCCTCTTTCCACTTCCTTCGTTCGCACTCACTCTTTCCTCAGCGTTGACGTCCCGCTGTGCATGCATCCTTGCCACGGTGCAGGGGGGAGTGGCCAGAAACAAAACAGAACcgacgtgtgagtgtgtgttgggAGTAGGAATGAAATGGAAGGGGTCGGCTAGCATGACTAACACTGTATTGGGCCCCCAGCTCCAGGCTTGACCTTCAGAGGGTCTCGCAAAGAGTCAGGTATTTAACACAGCTGGCCTTGCATTCTTCCCCTCTCATTTATCCTTTCTCCTCCCTCGCTTTATTTCAAGAGGTGCACTAAGccctccccccctcctcctcttttcAGCTCCTTTCCCCTCACTTTCGCTCCAAATGCACTCCTGACTTctcaaaaggaagaaaaaggatAAAAGTGGAGAAAGGCGGAGGGAATCAGAGGAGAGTTGACGCAAACAAGAAAGcgggaagaagaagagaaggcTGGTGgctggtggggtggggggctagGGGGGGCTTATTCTCAACTGTAGCTGCTGCCatttgggtttgttttgtttttttgttttcaaagcatCAGATGAGAAGATGCAAAGAGACGGGGAGAAGGGAGAAATGGCTTCCACATGTTTTGAGACTGGATGATGACAACGACAGAGGGGAagggctgaaaaagcattcgACGATTCGAGCTAAGTCCCGAAGCACCGAAATAATCTGCAAAGACGAAGCCGCTGAATGACTCGTCAATACACAAGTTGTAAACTTTGTAGGCCACTTGACCAAATGTGACTCACCAACAGATTAGCTACTTTATGAGGCTATAAAGTCGTGCTTGCATGCACGTCAGCTTCACACTTGTGACAAAGGCCACGAGAAAGatgcatgacatcatcatcatcatcgaaaCGCGTCAAGGTCAGAGTGTCGGCAGAGTGAGCGTAGCATTGCGGTCATCAGGAAGCCGAGCCAGCCCTGCCTGGACCGTGAACTTTTCCAGTGCAAGATGATCCCCCCACCCCGCAAAACAATTTCAAAGCACCGGAAATCCGCGCGAGTGCCAGCAAAAGGCAGCTGCTTCTCAGGAAGGTGACAGCAAAAAACAGCAATGGAAAAGGTGCCACTCAGTTTACAAGTCCAACCAAAGTATGAAGATGAATAAAAAGTCTTACCTGTAGCCCCTCTCCATTGCCTCCAGCCCCCTCGCGGACACGGCGGGCCTCTGCGTCTTCACCAGCAgcccgctggccgttttgtttttgaaatcaaAACTCCACTCTTCTTCTTCGTTGAGCGTGGGCAGGTATCCGCACATGACCTGCAGCTCGCTCAGGCCGTTGGGGTTGACGTGATTGGGGTTCTCGCCGCCGCACCTCACAAACTTGAAGAAAACGTCAGACGACAAAAACATCTGGTAGGCGTTCTCCTCCATGTTGGTCTGGATCTCCGTCTGCGCCTGGTCGAACATCACCGAGTCGATGTGCTGTTTCTTGATGTTATCCCGGATGAAGGTCTTGGTGGCGGGCTTGAGCTGCTTGGCGACGACGCTGTTGTTTTCGATGTAGCGCTTGTAAATGGCTTTGGCCACTCGCTGCGTTTTGGTATCCTTGAGGTCCATTTGTCTGAAGCCGTTGCAGGCAAACCAAAAGTCCAACGTGTCGGCGCACTTCTCCGCCTCCAGAAATGTCCGAAAGAGGAGGGCGCCGTCCTGGTCCCCGAGAAGAGAATGCAGAGATTTGGTCCAGCGGGACAGCGGCGAGTCCGGGGAGGCGCTGCCCTCGGGCTCCCCGAGACCATCCTCGTTCCTCCTGGCCGAGGAGCCCGGCGGGCTGAGTGCGACCGATTTGCTGGGCTCCGGTTTCATTATGGTGCGTTTGCCGGGGTAGCAGGGCGACTCGCCCTCCTCCCCGGGCACCGGGGGTCGAGGAGCATCTTCTCGGAAACTGCTGGCGATGTGGTCCACGAGCAGCCAGCTCATGGCTCTTGAAGGCAGCGGGAGAAGACGCCTTGCCAGTGAGTGTGTGTTGTTCCGCCTTCTGAGCTTCGCCTGTAATCTCCTCACTCTCTTATGTCAGCAGGGAGCTTCTCTCAGGCAGCCTGTCTTCACTCTAGAACACAAAGTATTGATCTAATCAAAACCTGATCCGTCTCAACCTCAAAGGGAGACTTTGAGGTTCCAAACCCCTTGAAACTTTTACAGGAAAAACCTTAACAGTCCACACAGTATGAGACAAAGTCTGCAGCTATATTACATAAACATGTGCTTTACATCTCTAACtttatttcagttttatatactgtatgtatatctGGCACTTAGAGGAAGAATTGCGAGAATGTGTAATTGTACAAGACAGAAGAGATGACCTATCTAGTCTTTGAGCATGGACCGATGGAACCTGCGATGTGTCTTTTAAGATAAACGGAACATTTGGGATCCGTTTAACCATCCTGGATACATAAAAATATTCATCCAGACAAGGTTTCTGGATGCGCCGCGACATGTGCTTCATGCGTCGTTCCAAGCAACAAACAGAGTACCTGCGAGACTCAAACATGGGACAAACTTAGCCCAAATGTAAGAAAAACGTGACCAAGAAATAGTTGACCAAGTTCTCCGCACGCCGCTGGAttcatttaaagtttctttagtACTTCTTTGGCATCAGAAGCCCCATTGAAGTGCTCTGAtgtgttttttggtgtgtgaCTTTTTAAGGTCCAGCCCTGTGTAAAAAGTCCACTGTGAGTATGTAGAGTACTTCTCCAAAATGTATTAACTTCAAAATGTGAACTGCTATCAAAAAGAAAGCGACgctaaagtaaaaataattgcTTTAACGTTTACTTTGGAGTTGAAAATGTTCTAAATTAAGCGCTCCCCCTCCCAACCGGCTTGGAAGGCAACTTCAAAGGCGAGTCAACGGCACATCAAAGTGAACTccattgaagaagaaaaaaggaggcGAGCACTAACTTACCATCGACCCCAACGAGTTCGCTCCTTAAACGAACAAACTCCGCGTTTTTCCTttgaggaaaaagtcacaattgtATCCACGGAATGTTTATAATCCACGGTGGGGAGGCCCCCCTCTCCTCCTCCGGCTTGGTTGGTCGCCACGTTCGGCTCCGTCCGTCCACGCTTTGGCGGAGAGGAAAATGCACTGGCGAGTGGCGAGAGCGAAAAGGGGGGTGAAAAACAGCGCtttcctccctcctcctcctagTCGTCGTCTCGTagtctcctcctccctcctgcTCCTGCTGGCGGTGCCTTTCAGGCTGCCATGGCGCAACTGTGGCTCTTCTCTTCTCCTCAAGGCGactccctcctccccctccaccCTCCGCACTTCAAAGTAAGCAGCCGACCGGCGGGTCCTGGAAGCTACATAACAACCCGACGCCGGCCTCGCCGTGTTACTTCGCCAAAAAAAACTCCCCAAAAAGTAGCGCAAATGTGTCGTGTGGAGTCGCCGCGCCGGCGTGGGCACACACACCGGCGACCTCGTTCGGATTGCGCTTCTTTCCGCCACGACTGTTGTGTGTGCGTAGCCAGGACCTTATCAAAGGCGAGCAATCTTGCGCCAACTCCCGGAGGCTTTGGCGCGTCACAAGTAACTGATCCGCCGCCCCAATAGCATTATCGCTGCAATCCCTCTGTTGCTACATCAACTTTAAAagggattccccccccccctcctccctttctccctctctctattCCTCTGCATAGTTTGCGAGATTAACCCGTTGGAAGCCTCGGGGATGCACAACGCATGCATAGACGTGCAACAAACGGCTCGCTCTAAAATGGGTTTTAACAGCATAACAGAGCGCCTATTAGAATACATCCACCCTATTTATTTATGCAGTAAACCCACGCAGGGTAAAAGTTTATATAtagcagtggataaaaaaaaagagaagataatTTGCAGACTTGCAAAGAAAACATCACTCAACAGCGCCCGCCAGTGGCGACATGCACATGAGCTGTGACAAGTGCCCCGGCAGGATAGCATGTAATTTGAGCAGAAAACCTCAGATCCGGCTGAGATTGCATTCAAAGCCATCATAATAAGCATTTAGCCTGATCAAACGCCACATACATGGATGCCATTCTACTTGTTGGGCTAGTGATGACTCAGTTCTCAATTCTCACCAAGGTTAATGAGAACAGTCGACATTCTAAGCTGTGACAGAGTATCAGGGGTGCCTTGGGAaatcaatttcacttaatttatcaattttatcaatcatccatccatccatccattttcttaactgcgtCGATTTGacttaatttatttgaaaatggttgtatctttgttcatctatccatGCCAGTGACATATAGCAACCGGCAGAACAATAAATGTGCTACCACTTGATGACAGGAGCTATGCTACAATTAACTTGTTAATTAACTGCTGCCATTCATAGAACAGAATAATAGCAGAGTTGTGTTCAACTAGACAGGGTCAGATTTCACAATGAGTAAGTACATTTGTGAATACGTTGAGACAAGAAATTTATTATTGATGTATATTACAACTAAATTGTGTTTCAGCGTAATCAAGGAATAAACAAATTCAACTCAGACGTCAAGGACATCTGGGGTTACCAATGGCATGGTTTGACAATATATTGAGTCACACGAGAAACTACGAATTCTAAGGCCCTATTTTCATCTATGCATGAATGCACATTTGTGCTTTTTCTTACTCCGCATAAACATCAATGTGAAACCTGTTAGCAATAGTGCTACTACAAAGCacaattgtattgcttttgaaATAAAAGATGGGAATAAAATAAcagctaaacatgacaatggTGTTCATGATTAGTAAACATTTTACACTCTTGCAGCAGTTTGATGAGGCCAAATCTGCCAtctgataataataacattcaGAATGCAACTTTTCTCAACACCAAAAGATGTTTTACACGTGTAAGCGAGCTAGCAGGCCAAGCCAGGTGCCAGCCATCGAGTGTCTGCCCAGGTTCCACATTTACGCATGGTACGAGAACTCACTGGTGGTATTAGCAAGGCTTTGTGGTCTAAAGAAATCACCTTTGCTTCCTTGCATTGCGCGACCACACAGTTTTGCTTACTATTTTCTAtaactataaggcgcacttaaaaatcttaaattttCTCCAAAATTGATGCCACGCCTTAGACAATTGCAGCTCATTTAGAACGCTGCAGCTCCAgttctgaccaaaacaaagGGGTCAGAACATATCACTCCAGTCCTTAAGGCTTTACACTGGCTACCAGTTagctgtagaatagattttaaaattgtgctgctggtctataaatcactgaatggtttgggtcctgaacATATTCAATAAATGCTGACTCAATATAAGCCCAGCAG is a window of Vanacampus margaritifer isolate UIUO_Vmar chromosome 2, RoL_Vmar_1.0, whole genome shotgun sequence DNA encoding:
- the LOC144043639 gene encoding axin-2-like isoform X6; translation: MSWLLVDHIASSFREDAPRPPVPGEEGESPCYPGKRTIMKPEPSKSVALSPPGSSARRNEDGLGEPEGSASPDSPLSRWTKSLHSLLGDQDGALLFRTFLEAEKCADTLDFWFACNGFRQMDLKDTKTQRVAKAIYKRYIENNSVVAKQLKPATKTFIRDNIKKQHIDSVMFDQAQTEIQTNMEENAYQMFLSSDVFFKFVRCGGENPNHVNPNGLSELQVMCGYLPTLNEEEEWSFDFKNKTASGLLVKTQRPAVSARGLEAMERGYRLHKGRDVCHMGSLAPVSSTNDSEVSSDALTDDNMSVTDSSVDGIPPYKLSSKKLLQREMQRNVRMNSQVSLPDFPRTRCPPKEGVPVEPAKFAAQLISRLESLKREQDTLSSLEVRLQQIQEEEEREDTEIVGSAQQIPPHPLSLLPGSSEEDPQAILDEHLSRVLKTPGCQSPTVIWHSPRSSSPDHRPFPRAGLGLKASLSGPDQGAFTLTLGPGGSLMNRQSTKHIHHHYIHHHASPKTKEQFEREAALRVRTLCSGAGECLPCQPYQRSRSLGREMCGAVSTDASMGRSSSLSRRVCRAGIDEGVADRCTEECEPLQLPSDTADPTQNVLQWILESKRQGKHKSSTQSTKKSFGGSSTQTHTWGGGGNCAHLRSHQPSQPFIQDPAMPPLPPPNTLAQLEEACRRLEEVSTTKTPKQRHSLSSLQRDKSHLVPVQSGGSAPMSPANPNPTSSNNSICPLSDETAECRKSLTSGETVVTYFFCGEEIPYRRTMKSHSLTLGHFKEQLRKRGSYRYYFKKASDEFECGAVFEEVSDDGSVLPTYEGKILGKVERMD
- the LOC144043639 gene encoding axin-2-like isoform X5, producing the protein MSWLLVDHIASSFREDAPRPPVPGEEGESPCYPGKRTIMKPEPSKSVALSPPGSSARRNEDGLGEPEGSASPDSPLSRWTKSLHSLLGDQDGALLFRTFLEAEKCADTLDFWFACNGFRQMDLKDTKTQRVAKAIYKRYIENNSVVAKQLKPATKTFIRDNIKKQHIDSVMFDQAQTEIQTNMEENAYQMFLSSDVFFKFVRCGGENPNHVNPNGLSELQVMCGYLPTLNEEEEWSFDFKNKTASGLLVKTQRPAVSARGLEAMERGYRLHKGRDVCHMGSLAPVSSTNDSEVSSDALTDDNMSVTDSSVDGIPPYKLSSKKLLQREMQRNVRMNSQVSLPDFPRTRCPPKEGVPVEPAKFAAQLISRLESLKREQDTLSSLEVRLQQIQEEEEREDTEIVGSAQQIPPHPLSLLPGSSEEDPQAILDEHLSRVLKTPGCQSPTVIWHSPRSSSPDHRPFPRAGLGLKASLSGPDQGAFTLTLGPGGSLMNRQSTKHIHHHYIHHHASPKTKEQFEREAALRVRTLCSGAGECLPCQPYQRSRSLGREMCGAVSTDASMGRSSSLSRRVCRAGIDEGVADRCTEECEPLQLPSDTADPTQNVLQWILESKRQGKHKSSSTQSTKKSFGGSSTQTHTWGGGGNCAHLRSHQPSQPFIQDPAMPPLPPPNTLAQLEEACRRLEEVSTTKTPKQRHSLSSLQRDKSHLVPVQSGGSAPMSPANPNPTSSNNSICPLSDETAECRKSLTSGETVVTYFFCGEEIPYRRTMKSHSLTLGHFKEQLRKRGSYRYYFKKASDEFECGAVFEEVSDDGSVLPTYEGKILGKVERMD
- the LOC144043639 gene encoding axin-2-like isoform X7, encoding MSWLLVDHIASSFREDAPRPPVPGEEGESPCYPGKRTIMKPEPSKSVALSPPGSSARRNEDGLGEPEGSASPDSPLSRWTKSLHSLLGDQDGALLFRTFLEAEKCADTLDFWFACNGFRQMDLKDTKTQRVAKAIYKRYIENNSVVAKQLKPATKTFIRDNIKKQHIDSVMFDQAQTEIQTNMEENAYQMFLSSDVFFKFVRCGGENPNHVNPNGLSELQVMCGYLPTLNEEEEWSFDFKNKTASGLLVKTQRPAVSARGLEAMERGYRLHKGRDVCHMGSLAPVSSTNDSEVSSDALTDDNMSVTDSSVDGIPPYKLSSKKLLQREMQRNVRMNSQVSLPDFPRTRCPPKEGVPVEPAKFAAQLISRLESLKREQDTLSSLEEEEREDTEIVGSAQQIPPHPLSLLPGSSEEDPQAILDEHLSRVLKTPGCQSPTVIWHSPRSSSPDHRPFPRAGLGLKASLSGPDQGAFTLTLGPGGSLMNRQSTKHIHHHYIHHHASPKTKEQFEREAALRVRTLCSGAGECLPCQPYQRSRSLGREMCGAVSTDASMGRSSSLSRRVCRAGIDEGVADRCTEECEPLQLPSDTADPTQNVLQWILESKRQGKHKSSSTQSTKKSFGGSSTQTHTWGGGGNCAHLRSHQPSQPFIQDPAMPPLPPPNTLAQLEEACRRLEEVSTTKTPKQRHSLSSLQRDKSHLVPVQSGGSAPMSPANPNPTSSNNSICPLSDETAECRKSLTSGETVVTYFFCGEEIPYRRTMKSHSLTLGHFKEQLRKRGSYRYYFKKASDEFECGAVFEEVSDDGSVLPTYEGKILGKVERMD